Proteins encoded within one genomic window of Gammaproteobacteria bacterium:
- a CDS encoding zinc-dependent alcohol dehydrogenase family protein: MGPEAEVLRRMVLDGPGARLREEHCDLPACSGTQVLIRVHACGVCRTDLHLQDGELPAASYPRVPGHQAVGEVVARGPGAVLPLGAWIGAAWLAGTCGTCLFCRSGRENLCDQATFHGCHVDGGYASHMLADSRYCIPLERTLAAAQATPLLCAGLIGWRALRMAGDARCIGIYGFGSAAHLVTQVARHEGRRVLAFTSPGDRTAQDFARELGADWAGGSDQSPPEPLDAALIFAPVGALVPKALRDVRKGGTVVCGGIHMSDIPAFPYATLWGERQVRSVANLTREDGVSFMRAAAAARVTARISTYPLQQANEALDDLRAGAVHGTAVLLCGEPSSATPQQAGR, from the coding sequence ATGGGACCTGAGGCCGAAGTCCTGCGCCGCATGGTCCTCGATGGCCCGGGCGCGCGCCTGCGCGAGGAACACTGCGACCTGCCCGCCTGCAGCGGCACCCAGGTGCTGATCCGCGTCCACGCCTGTGGCGTGTGCCGCACCGACCTGCACCTGCAGGACGGCGAACTGCCGGCCGCCAGCTATCCGCGGGTGCCCGGCCACCAGGCCGTGGGCGAGGTGGTGGCGCGGGGACCCGGGGCGGTGCTGCCTCTCGGGGCATGGATCGGTGCTGCCTGGCTTGCGGGCACCTGCGGCACCTGCCTGTTCTGCCGCAGCGGCCGCGAGAACCTCTGCGACCAGGCCACGTTCCACGGCTGCCATGTGGATGGGGGCTACGCCAGCCACATGCTGGCCGACTCCCGCTACTGCATACCGCTCGAGCGGACGCTGGCTGCCGCGCAGGCCACGCCGCTGCTCTGCGCAGGGCTGATCGGCTGGCGCGCGCTGCGCATGGCGGGCGACGCGCGCTGCATCGGCATCTACGGCTTCGGCTCGGCCGCGCACCTGGTCACCCAGGTCGCCCGCCATGAGGGCCGCCGCGTGCTGGCCTTCACCTCGCCGGGAGACCGCACGGCACAGGACTTCGCCCGCGAACTCGGCGCCGACTGGGCCGGCGGTTCCGACCAGTCCCCGCCGGAACCGCTGGACGCAGCGCTGATCTTCGCCCCGGTGGGCGCGCTGGTGCCCAAGGCGCTGCGCGACGTCAGGAAGGGCGGCACGGTGGTCTGCGGCGGCATCCACATGAGCGACATCCCGGCCTTTCCCTACGCCACGCTGTGGGGCGAGCGCCAGGTACGCTCGGTGGCCAACCTGACGCGCGAGGACGGTGTGTCGTTCATGCGGGCCGCGGCCGCTGCCCGCGTCACGGCACGCATCAGCACCTACCCGCTGCAGCAGGCCAACGAGGCGCTGGACGACCTGCGCGCCGGCGCCGTCCACGGCACGGCCGTGCTCCTCTGCGGCGAACCGTCATCCGCCACGCCACAGCAGGCGGGCCGGTGA
- a CDS encoding DUF547 domain-containing protein gives MPRGQIIAGRGFMRALGLLAVLVLALAAPAGRAAAPDYALLEEALLQNVRDGYVDYDGIADNPKFARFVTDLATAQAPTERNEALAFYINAYNAFAIQGILQGHTPDSSSGRRRFFGSLKFGLGGGKVTLEEIEQQRLRPFGDPRAQLALARAALSGPRLSSHAYLPGTLDAQLDAASRRFVNDVSRNRFDIARRTAFLSPLFDWHRSDFEAAAGSLPGWLARHVDEPASRAALLEGRLALRYLDFDWDLNGRYAGPARP, from the coding sequence ATGCCACGGGGACAGATCATTGCAGGCCGCGGGTTCATGCGGGCACTCGGCCTGCTGGCGGTGCTGGTACTGGCCCTGGCAGCGCCGGCCGGGAGGGCTGCCGCGCCCGACTACGCACTGCTGGAGGAAGCGCTGCTGCAGAACGTCCGCGACGGCTACGTCGACTACGACGGCATCGCGGACAACCCGAAGTTCGCCCGCTTCGTCACGGACCTGGCGACCGCGCAGGCACCCACGGAACGCAACGAGGCGCTGGCCTTCTACATCAATGCCTACAACGCCTTCGCCATCCAGGGCATCCTCCAGGGCCATACGCCCGATTCCAGCTCCGGCCGGCGGCGCTTCTTCGGCTCGCTGAAGTTCGGGCTGGGCGGCGGCAAGGTGACGCTGGAGGAGATCGAGCAGCAGCGCCTGCGCCCTTTCGGTGATCCCCGCGCGCAGCTTGCCCTGGCCCGCGCCGCGCTGTCCGGCCCACGCCTGTCCAGCCACGCCTACCTGCCCGGGACGCTGGACGCGCAGCTCGATGCCGCCAGCAGGCGCTTCGTCAACGACGTCAGCCGCAACCGCTTCGACATCGCGCGCAGGACGGCATTCCTGTCGCCGCTCTTCGACTGGCACCGCAGCGACTTCGAAGCCGCGGCCGGCAGCCTGCCCGGCTGGCTGGCGCGCCATGTCGATGAGCCCGCCAGCCGCGCCGCGCTGCTGGAGGGGCGCCTGGCCCTGCGCTACCTGGATTTCGACTGGGACCTGAACGGCCGATACGCAGGCCCGGCGAGGCCATAG
- a CDS encoding sulfoxide reductase heme-binding subunit YedZ — MAVPTLRQLRLYWKPLVFAAALLPLLRLVAGATGLGGTGLGANPVETIQDSTGLWALRLLLVTLCVTPLRQASGQAWPLRFRRMLGLFAFTYAALHFANYLLLDRALDTNEILGDLTRRPYIIVGATALLMLTALAVTSTAGWRRRLGRRWQLLHQAIYPAALLVCWHFWWQVKKDFTEPLVYCLILLVLLGWRAWRARALQAADAA; from the coding sequence CTGGCCGTGCCGACCCTGCGGCAGCTGCGGCTGTACTGGAAGCCGCTGGTGTTCGCAGCCGCGCTGCTGCCGCTGCTGCGGCTGGTTGCCGGCGCCACGGGCCTCGGCGGCACCGGGCTCGGGGCCAACCCCGTGGAGACCATCCAGGACAGCACCGGCCTCTGGGCGCTGCGCCTGCTGCTGGTGACACTGTGCGTGACGCCGCTGCGCCAGGCCAGCGGCCAGGCCTGGCCGCTGCGGTTCCGGCGCATGCTCGGGCTGTTCGCCTTCACCTACGCCGCCCTGCACTTCGCCAATTACCTGCTGCTGGACCGGGCCCTGGATACCAACGAGATCCTGGGCGACCTCACACGGCGGCCCTACATCATCGTCGGCGCCACGGCACTGCTGATGCTCACCGCGCTGGCCGTGACTTCCACCGCCGGCTGGCGCCGGCGCCTGGGCCGGCGCTGGCAGCTGCTGCACCAGGCGATCTACCCGGCCGCGCTGCTGGTCTGCTGGCACTTCTGGTGGCAGGTGAAGAAGGACTTCACCGAGCCGCTGGTCTACTGCCTGATCCTGCTGGTGCTGCTTGGATGGCGCGCCTGGCGGGCGCGGGCGCTGCAGGCGGCGGATGCCGCCTGA
- the msrP gene encoding protein-methionine-sulfoxide reductase catalytic subunit MsrP, producing the protein MLIRRPGPVRSSDITPEAVYRSRRRLLAAAGFAGAGLLLGRGAPAGDIPGQYRRLTSVRQSPLSTREAGNSFEDITHYNNFYEFGLDKSDPAELSGDFRPKPWTVTIDGEAGIRGRFTLEDILKPHPLEERIYRFRCVEAWSMVIPWVGFPLGDLIRRFEPTSQAKFVAFQTVLRPAEMPGQRSPVLDWPYVEGLTMAEAMHPLAILAVGLYGVELPSQNGAPLRLVVPWKYGFKSIKSIVRISFTARQPRTTWSAAAADEYGFYANVNPKVDHPRWSQATERRIGSALFSPKQPTLPFNGYAAQVASLYTGLDLVRNF; encoded by the coding sequence ATGCTGATCAGGCGCCCTGGCCCTGTCCGTTCCTCGGACATCACGCCCGAAGCCGTCTACCGCAGCCGCCGCCGGCTGCTGGCCGCCGCGGGTTTCGCCGGTGCCGGACTGCTGCTCGGCCGCGGGGCCCCGGCCGGGGACATCCCGGGCCAGTACCGGCGCCTGACCAGCGTGAGGCAGAGCCCGCTCAGCACCCGCGAAGCCGGCAACAGCTTCGAGGACATCACCCACTACAACAATTTCTACGAGTTCGGGCTGGACAAGTCCGACCCGGCCGAGCTGTCGGGCGACTTCCGCCCGAAGCCGTGGACCGTCACCATCGACGGCGAGGCCGGCATCAGGGGCCGCTTCACCCTGGAGGACATCCTCAAACCGCACCCGCTGGAGGAGCGGATCTACCGCTTCCGCTGCGTGGAAGCCTGGTCCATGGTGATCCCCTGGGTGGGTTTTCCGCTGGGCGACCTGATCAGGCGCTTCGAGCCAACCTCGCAGGCGAAGTTCGTCGCCTTCCAGACCGTGCTGCGGCCCGCCGAGATGCCGGGCCAGCGCAGCCCGGTGCTCGACTGGCCGTACGTCGAGGGGCTGACCATGGCCGAGGCCATGCACCCGCTGGCCATCCTGGCGGTGGGCCTCTATGGCGTCGAACTGCCCAGCCAGAACGGCGCACCGCTGCGGCTGGTCGTGCCCTGGAAGTACGGATTCAAGAGCATCAAGTCCATCGTCCGCATCAGCTTCACCGCCAGGCAGCCGCGCACCACCTGGTCGGCGGCTGCCGCCGACGAGTACGGCTTCTACGCCAACGTCAACCCGAAGGTGGACCATCCGCGCTGGAGCCAGGCGACCGAGAGGCGCATCGGCTCCGCGCTGTTCTCGCCCAAGCAGCCGACGCTGCCGTTCAACGGCTACGCCGCGCAGGTCGCCTCGCTCTACACGGGCCTGGACCTGGTGCGGAACTTCTAG
- a CDS encoding P-II family nitrogen regulator (indirectly regulates nitrogen metabolism; at high nitrogen levels P-II prevents the phosphorylation of NR-I, the transcriptional activator of the glutamine synthetase gene (glnA); at low nitrogen levels P-II is uridylylated to form PII-UMP and interacts with an adenylyltransferase (GlnE) that activates GlnA): protein MKLITAIIKPFRLDDVRNALAEVGVNGMTVTEVKGFGRQRGHTELYRGAEYVVDFLPKAKVEVAVADELVERAIEAISTAARTGKVGDGKIFVIDLEQALRIRTGETGDGAL, encoded by the coding sequence ATGAAACTGATCACCGCCATCATCAAGCCGTTCCGGCTGGACGACGTCCGCAACGCCCTCGCGGAGGTTGGCGTGAACGGCATGACGGTCACCGAGGTGAAGGGCTTCGGCCGGCAGCGCGGCCACACGGAACTCTACCGCGGAGCCGAGTACGTGGTCGATTTCCTGCCCAAGGCCAAGGTGGAAGTGGCGGTGGCCGATGAGCTGGTCGAGCGCGCCATCGAGGCGATCTCCACAGCCGCACGCACCGGCAAGGTGGGCGACGGCAAGATCTTCGTCATCGACCTCGAGCAGGCGCTGCGTATCCGCACCGGCGAGACGGGCGACGGCGCCCTCTGA
- the dacB gene encoding D-alanyl-D-alanine carboxypeptidase/D-alanyl-D-alanine-endopeptidase, with amino-acid sequence MRSTLLWLMALLLWPAAQPAAAGQATGLPDTVSAALARAKIPQERFSAYVQEVGHDKPILAFNADTPRNPASAIKLVTTYLALETLGPTYTWKTTALASGAPHGGVLDGDLYLKGQGDPYLVLERYWLLIREIRLRGVREIRGDVVIDNSYFDVGDADPGDFDGRPYSTYNVIPDALMVNFQAVNFMFRPDAARNRVEIAADPLPANLQIRNQVQLVNGSCGGTRNRINFSVATVGNHDEATFTGRFSRQCAEYRVTRSLMKAPEYAYGLFRALWEESGGTIRGRFRRATTPSSGMRTLATLESVPLTEVITATNKHSNNIMARHLLLTLGAQRFGAPGTVEKGQRAVQEELERLGLAFPELAIGNGSGLTRDTRISARSLTRLLLAAERGPYGSEFESSLALAGLDGTARRRFGGAEFTGHMHLKTGTLNNVHALAGYVQTPGGRKFAVTMMQNSPGWADESQQALLRWIYRQP; translated from the coding sequence ATGCGCTCCACACTACTGTGGCTCATGGCCCTCCTGCTGTGGCCCGCAGCACAGCCTGCTGCAGCCGGCCAGGCCACCGGCCTGCCGGATACGGTGAGTGCCGCGCTGGCACGCGCGAAGATCCCGCAGGAGCGCTTCAGTGCGTACGTGCAGGAAGTCGGCCACGACAAACCCATCCTCGCCTTCAATGCCGATACGCCGCGCAATCCCGCCTCCGCCATCAAGCTGGTCACCACCTACCTGGCGCTGGAAACGCTGGGGCCCACCTACACCTGGAAGACCACGGCACTGGCCTCCGGCGCGCCCCACGGCGGCGTGCTCGACGGCGACCTCTACCTCAAGGGCCAGGGCGATCCCTATCTCGTGCTGGAGCGCTACTGGCTGCTCATCCGCGAGATCCGCCTGCGGGGCGTGCGCGAGATCCGCGGCGACGTGGTCATCGACAACAGCTATTTCGATGTCGGCGACGCCGATCCCGGCGATTTCGACGGCCGCCCCTACAGCACCTACAACGTCATCCCCGACGCGCTGATGGTGAACTTCCAGGCCGTGAATTTCATGTTCAGGCCCGACGCGGCGCGCAACCGGGTGGAGATCGCTGCCGACCCGCTGCCCGCCAACCTGCAGATACGCAACCAGGTGCAGCTCGTCAACGGCAGCTGCGGCGGCACCCGCAACCGCATCAATTTCTCGGTGGCGACCGTCGGCAACCACGACGAGGCCACCTTTACCGGCCGCTTCAGCCGCCAGTGTGCCGAGTACCGGGTGACACGCAGCCTGATGAAGGCGCCCGAGTATGCCTACGGGCTGTTCCGCGCCCTGTGGGAGGAGAGTGGCGGCACCATCCGCGGCCGTTTCCGCCGCGCCACCACCCCATCGAGCGGCATGCGCACCCTGGCGACCCTGGAGTCCGTGCCGCTCACCGAGGTCATCACCGCGACCAACAAGCACAGCAACAACATCATGGCCCGCCACCTGCTGCTGACGCTGGGCGCACAGCGCTTCGGCGCCCCGGGCACGGTGGAGAAAGGGCAGCGCGCGGTCCAGGAGGAACTGGAGCGCCTGGGGCTGGCATTCCCGGAACTGGCCATCGGCAACGGCTCCGGCCTCACCCGCGACACCCGCATCTCCGCGCGCAGCCTGACGCGCCTGCTGCTGGCTGCCGAGCGTGGCCCCTACGGCTCGGAGTTCGAGTCCTCGCTGGCGCTCGCCGGGCTGGATGGCACCGCGCGGCGCCGCTTCGGCGGGGCCGAGTTCACCGGCCACATGCACCTCAAGACCGGCACGCTGAACAACGTGCACGCCCTGGCGGGCTACGTGCAGACACCGGGCGGGCGCAAGTTCGCGGTAACCATGATGCAGAACTCGCCCGGCTGGGCCGACGAATCCCAGCAGGCCCTGCTGCGCTGGATCTATCGCCAGCCCTGA
- a CDS encoding sigma 54-interacting transcriptional regulator, which yields MTDPNEQNTVLIRSLPVLLALLDGEGRFLDVTDEWERRMGYGRAELRGRRPDDLATPPSARRILEEHLPRFRRTGRLDHVPVEFFTKDGRALPLLATTVAVYAPDGGSLRYSVSLFEEPSDRERLERRYLDLYESTPAMLHTIDADGRITAVSNHWLAKLGYQRNEVIGRSILEFIADESRRALLDGKLRELISQGDVQNVPRQMVCKNGDVMDVLLSARAERNEQGQVIRLLVASKDVTERNRSEARLRDAYGEIARLKEELERERDYLREEVNVSMNFGRIVGQSPALAAMMARIEAVAATPASVLIIGETGSGKELVAHAIHARSQRASGPLVKVNCAAIPHELFESEFFGHVRGAFTGAHRDRVGRFELADGGTIFLDEVGEIPLSLQGKLLRVLQEREFERVGDDRTRKVDARVIAATNKDLEKAVEAGEFREDLYYRLSVFPVQVPPLRKRGDDVIQLAAHFLEQVCRQFGRPVPQFTQGQVEALRRYDWPGNVRELKNVIERAVILSRGASLRLDLSLSEAGVSPAAAVPEAAPAADPATGFITEEQMRDLQRRNLLSALQAAGGRVSGKGGAAELLGIKPTTLADRMRALGVERPRRKA from the coding sequence GTGACCGACCCCAACGAACAGAACACGGTGCTGATTCGCAGCCTGCCGGTGCTGCTCGCCCTGCTGGATGGCGAGGGGCGCTTCCTCGACGTCACCGATGAATGGGAGCGGCGCATGGGTTACGGGCGGGCCGAGTTGCGCGGCCGGCGACCGGATGACCTGGCGACACCGCCCAGCGCCAGGCGGATCCTCGAGGAGCACCTGCCCCGGTTCCGGCGCACCGGCCGCCTGGACCACGTCCCCGTCGAGTTTTTCACGAAGGACGGCCGCGCCCTGCCGCTGCTGGCGACCACGGTGGCGGTGTATGCGCCCGATGGCGGCAGCCTGCGCTACTCCGTTTCGCTGTTCGAGGAGCCCTCCGACCGCGAGCGGCTGGAGCGGCGCTACCTCGATCTCTACGAGTCCACGCCGGCGATGCTCCATACCATCGACGCCGACGGGCGTATCACCGCGGTCAGCAACCACTGGCTCGCCAAGCTGGGCTACCAGCGCAACGAGGTCATCGGCCGCTCGATCCTCGAGTTCATTGCCGATGAATCGCGGCGCGCCCTGCTGGACGGCAAGCTGCGCGAGCTCATCAGCCAGGGGGACGTGCAGAACGTGCCCCGGCAGATGGTCTGCAAGAACGGCGACGTGATGGACGTGCTGCTCTCCGCCCGGGCGGAACGCAACGAGCAGGGCCAGGTGATCCGCCTGCTGGTGGCCAGCAAGGACGTGACCGAGCGCAATCGTTCCGAGGCCCGCCTGCGCGATGCCTACGGGGAGATCGCCCGGCTCAAGGAGGAACTCGAGCGCGAGCGCGACTACCTGCGCGAGGAGGTCAACGTCTCGATGAACTTCGGCCGCATCGTCGGCCAGAGCCCGGCACTGGCGGCGATGATGGCGCGCATCGAGGCCGTGGCGGCCACCCCGGCCAGCGTGCTCATCATCGGCGAGACCGGCTCCGGCAAGGAACTCGTGGCGCACGCGATCCACGCCCGCAGCCAGCGGGCCAGTGGGCCGCTGGTGAAGGTCAATTGCGCGGCGATCCCCCACGAGCTGTTCGAGAGCGAATTCTTCGGCCACGTGCGTGGCGCCTTCACCGGCGCCCACCGCGATCGCGTCGGCCGCTTCGAGCTGGCCGACGGCGGCACCATCTTCCTCGACGAGGTCGGGGAGATCCCCCTGTCCCTGCAGGGCAAGCTGCTGCGCGTCCTGCAGGAGCGGGAGTTCGAGCGCGTCGGCGACGACCGCACGCGCAAGGTGGATGCGCGGGTCATCGCCGCCACCAACAAGGACCTCGAGAAGGCCGTCGAGGCCGGCGAGTTCCGCGAGGACCTGTACTACCGCCTCAGCGTGTTCCCGGTGCAGGTGCCGCCGCTGCGCAAGCGCGGCGACGACGTCATCCAGCTGGCGGCCCACTTCCTCGAGCAGGTCTGCCGGCAGTTCGGCCGGCCGGTGCCGCAGTTTACCCAGGGCCAGGTGGAGGCCCTGCGGCGCTACGACTGGCCCGGAAATGTCCGCGAGCTCAAGAACGTGATCGAGCGCGCCGTGATCCTCTCCCGCGGTGCCAGCCTGCGCCTGGACCTGTCGCTGTCGGAGGCCGGTGTCTCCCCGGCTGCGGCCGTGCCCGAGGCAGCACCGGCGGCGGATCCCGCCACGGGATTCATCACCGAGGAGCAGATGCGCGACCTGCAGCGGCGCAACCTGCTCTCGGCGCTGCAGGCGGCGGGCGGGCGGGTGTCCGGCAAGGGCGGTGCCGCCGAGCTGCTCGGCATCAAGCCGACCACGCTGGCCGATCGCATGCGGGCGCTCGGCGTCGAGCGGCCGCGCCGCAAGGCCTGA
- a CDS encoding DUF3187 family protein, which translates to MSHSSVERMNRDAWDEDTTKAVIVPKPGRTGPARRRGRHAGLIVLLLGLAGPVAAAGSDAGPVAHLPMTDRGPLTGVIGVPTGWTGATMPAAELAWSVANNAVGQESAAEFLLFDGETQVLTLRAGRRFGSRLSLGVELPWISHGGGFLDRFIDTWHDGLGLDPGIRPSLPTGDLRYDYGRGDTPSLALHSQVAGLGDVTTSAAWVLAGADADPALPLVELTTDIQWGTGDARDLTGSGSTDIAAGLAASGVAGERLGWSLRAGILWPGDVDAPLPAAAGQVYYYEGSLSWRLVPALDLVMQAMGHSGAWQSELRMLGGHSLQLGLGGDWRFAERFGLRFGVFEDLRVDSAPDFGLELALAYRP; encoded by the coding sequence ATGAGCCACAGTAGTGTGGAGCGCATGAATCGCGATGCCTGGGATGAGGACACAACAAAGGCGGTGATTGTGCCGAAACCCGGGCGCACGGGTCCAGCACGCAGGCGCGGCAGGCACGCGGGGCTCATCGTGCTGCTGCTGGGACTGGCAGGACCGGTGGCGGCGGCAGGCAGCGATGCCGGCCCCGTCGCACACCTGCCCATGACGGACCGCGGCCCGCTCACCGGCGTGATCGGCGTGCCCACCGGCTGGACCGGCGCCACGATGCCCGCCGCCGAACTGGCCTGGTCGGTGGCCAACAATGCGGTGGGCCAGGAGTCCGCAGCGGAATTCCTGCTCTTCGACGGGGAGACGCAGGTGCTGACGCTGCGCGCGGGGCGGCGCTTCGGCAGTCGGCTCAGCCTCGGCGTGGAGTTGCCCTGGATCAGCCACGGTGGCGGTTTCCTCGACCGCTTCATCGACACCTGGCATGACGGCCTCGGGCTCGATCCGGGCATCCGTCCGTCCCTGCCCACCGGGGACCTGCGCTACGACTACGGACGCGGCGACACGCCATCGCTGGCCCTGCACAGCCAGGTGGCCGGCCTGGGCGACGTGACCACCTCGGCGGCCTGGGTGCTGGCCGGTGCTGACGCGGACCCGGCCCTGCCCCTGGTCGAGTTGACCACCGACATCCAGTGGGGCACCGGCGATGCCCGCGATCTCACCGGCAGCGGCTCGACCGACATCGCTGCCGGCCTCGCTGCCAGTGGCGTCGCCGGCGAGCGGCTGGGCTGGTCGCTGCGTGCCGGCATCCTCTGGCCTGGCGATGTGGATGCGCCGTTGCCCGCTGCGGCCGGACAGGTCTACTACTACGAAGGCTCGCTCTCCTGGCGGCTGGTGCCGGCACTGGACCTGGTGATGCAGGCGATGGGGCACAGCGGTGCCTGGCAGAGCGAGCTGAGGATGCTCGGCGGCCACTCGCTGCAACTCGGCCTCGGTGGCGACTGGCGCTTCGCGGAGCGCTTCGGCCTGCGCTTCGGGGTGTTCGAGGACCTGCGCGTCGACAGCGCGCCGGACTTCGGCCTGGAGCTGGCGCTCGCCTACCGGCCCTGA
- a CDS encoding 2-oxoacid:ferredoxin oxidoreductase subunit beta, whose product MSYIAKPKVVHPGLPRNELGLSLRDYEGGMSTLCAGCGHDSITAALVQAAFELSIPPHRMAKLSGIGCSSKTPAYFASASHGFNSVHGRMASVATGASAANRDLTYIGVSGDGDTLSIGLGQFCHAIRRNLDMLYVIENNGVYGLTKGQFSASADVGSKAKKGEVNQQPPIDPCLLALSIGCTFVARSFSGDKEHLVPLLKAGIRHRGFAMIDVISPCVTFNDHEGSTKSYDFTRKHRQAAIYADYVPPAREIRSEQVAGSVQSVTLHDGSRVLLRKVGADYDARDRMAAFGYLSQRQAQGEIVTGLLFIDEGQPDMHEVQATPAQPLNEVPYTRLNPGQKALDSIQTRFR is encoded by the coding sequence ATGAGCTACATCGCCAAGCCGAAGGTGGTCCACCCGGGGCTGCCGCGTAACGAACTCGGGCTCTCGCTGCGCGACTACGAGGGCGGCATGTCCACCCTCTGCGCCGGCTGCGGCCACGACTCCATCACCGCCGCGCTGGTGCAGGCCGCCTTCGAGCTGTCCATTCCGCCGCACCGCATGGCGAAGCTCTCCGGCATCGGCTGCTCCTCGAAGACCCCGGCCTACTTCGCCTCGGCATCGCATGGCTTCAATTCGGTGCACGGGCGCATGGCCTCGGTGGCCACCGGTGCCAGTGCCGCCAACCGCGACCTCACCTACATCGGTGTCTCCGGCGACGGCGACACGCTGTCCATCGGCCTCGGGCAGTTCTGTCATGCGATCCGCCGCAACCTCGACATGCTGTATGTCATCGAGAACAACGGCGTGTATGGCCTGACCAAGGGCCAGTTCTCGGCCTCGGCCGATGTGGGCAGCAAGGCGAAGAAGGGCGAGGTCAACCAGCAGCCCCCCATCGACCCCTGCCTGCTGGCGCTGTCGATCGGCTGCACCTTCGTGGCCCGCAGTTTCTCGGGTGACAAGGAGCACCTCGTGCCGCTGCTCAAGGCCGGCATCCGGCATCGCGGCTTCGCCATGATCGACGTGATCTCCCCCTGCGTGACCTTCAACGACCACGAGGGCTCGACCAAGAGCTACGACTTCACCCGCAAGCATCGCCAGGCGGCGATTTACGCGGACTACGTGCCCCCGGCCAGGGAGATCCGCAGCGAACAGGTGGCCGGTTCCGTCCAGTCCGTGACCCTGCATGACGGCAGCCGCGTGCTGCTGCGCAAGGTGGGTGCCGACTACGACGCGAGAGACCGCATGGCGGCATTCGGCTACCTCTCGCAGCGCCAGGCCCAGGGCGAGATCGTCACCGGCCTGCTGTTCATCGACGAGGGCCAGCCGGACATGCACGAAGTCCAGGCGACGCCGGCACAGCCGCTCAATGAAGTGCCCTATACCCGCCTGAATCCCGGCCAGAAGGCGCTCGATTCCATCCAGACGCGCTTCCGCTAG